A single region of the Gemmatimonadaceae bacterium genome encodes:
- a CDS encoding biopolymer transporter ExbD, with translation MSMSTGGGSSGLNSEPNLTPMIDVLLVLLVIFMMIIPMSRKALDVQLPDPTPQDKDAKPNPDQIVLEVLPGGNFAVNKEPLTRENLYRRLKEVYDPRPDKIIFVKGDPNVVYQDVIFAMDQARGAGVKVIGVPPKAAPEEPAK, from the coding sequence ATGAGCATGTCAACGGGTGGCGGCAGCAGCGGGCTGAACTCCGAGCCCAACCTGACGCCAATGATCGACGTGCTGCTGGTGCTGCTGGTCATCTTCATGATGATCATCCCGATGAGCCGCAAGGCCCTGGATGTGCAGCTCCCAGATCCCACGCCGCAGGACAAGGACGCGAAGCCCAATCCCGACCAGATCGTGCTGGAAGTCCTTCCGGGCGGGAACTTCGCGGTCAACAAGGAACCGCTCACGAGGGAGAACCTCTACCGTCGGCTCAAGGAAGTGTACGATCCTCGCCCCGACAAGATCATCTTCGTGAAGGGTGACCCGAACGTGGTCTACCAGGATGTCATCTTTGCCATGGACCAGGCGCGCGGTGCCGGCGTGAAGGTCATCGGTGTGCCGCCCAAGGCGGCGCCGGAAGAGCCGGCGAAGTAG